The following are encoded together in the Gouania willdenowi chromosome 14, fGouWil2.1, whole genome shotgun sequence genome:
- the LOC114475902 gene encoding A-kinase anchor protein 10, mitochondrial-like: MSFFRRKAKSKESEKVTEAKVSRAPLSPHSPSLGQRNQNAIQEAAGPSHVAINAISANMDSFARGRTAILKKQPSHMEAAHFGDLGHSSVNYQSQETRSRLSKTVDHVLRDNVALPHYKHFMEQRGVEHLVQFWLEAESFGSNSWSSVRTHSLNSVKHSSLAEPVPSSSDGLEYQNIQNSLGTLSQHSSCEGSTVLAEQQDSSSTHAGPRPGTPRTQTPTSQASSRTGTPFKTQPNSTLRELSDKLMKSIEKDAITIFTRYISPDALKPIPITEQARNDIVAKICGEDGMVDPNCFVIAQSVVFAIMDQQHFSEFLRSHHFCKYQIEVLTSGSVFLADILFCESALFYFSEYMEKEEAMNVLQFWLAADNFQNQLAAKKGQYDGQEAQNDAMILYDKYFSLQATNPLGFGDSVRMEIESNICREGGPLPVCFTTPLRQAWTTMEKVYMPGFLSSNLYYQYLSDLINSVRADEFINVSGPGQGGPADNERSTSNASEGSQTQQGSKKALVKILKNFDEAITVDVASLDPESLYQRPYAGKMTFGKVNELGQFIREAEPEPDVKKSKGSMFSQAMKKWVQGNSDEAQEEMAWQIAKMIVNDVVHQSNHGSPIKSTKL; encoded by the exons ATGTCGTTTTTCAGGAGGAAAG CCAAAAGCAAAGAATCTGAGAAAGTGACAGAAGCTAAAGTCAGCAGAG CTCCTCTCAGCCCGCACTCTCCGTCACTGGGACAGCGGAACCAGAATGCCATCCAGGAAGCAGCCGGGCCGAGCCACGTGGCTATCAACGCCATCTCCGCCAACATGGACTCCTTTGCCCGTGGCCGCACCGCCATCCTCAAGAAACAGCCCAGTCACATGGAGGCGGCGCACTTTGGCGACCTCG GTCACTCCAGCGTGAACTATCAGTCCCAGGAGACTCGCTCCCGCCTCTCTAAGACGGTGGACCATGTTCTCCGGGATAACGTGGCGTTGCCTCACTATAAGCACTTCATGGAACAGCGTGGTGTGGAGCACCTGGTTCAGTTTTGGTTGGAGGCTGAGAGTTTCGGCTCCAACAGCTGGTCGAGTGTCCGGACACACAGTCTGAACTCGGTGAAGCACAGCTCGCTGGCAGAGCCCGTTCCCTCCTCTTCAGACGGACTCGAATACCAGAACATTCAGAACTCTCTTGGAACTCTGTCCCAGCACAGCAGCTGTGAGGGCTCCACAGTGTTAGCTGAGCAGCAGGACTCCAGCAGCACACATGCAGGACCCAGACCCGGCACGCCTCGTACACAGACCCCCACCAGCCAGGCTTCCTCCAGGACAGGGACACCCTTTAAGACACAGCCCAACAGCACCCTGAGAGAACTCTCTGACAAACTCATGAAAA GTATAGAAAAGGATGCGATCACCATCTTTACCAGGTACATCTCTCCAGACGCTTTGAAACCAATCCCTATCACAGAACAGGCACGAAACGACATCGTCG CTAAGATATGTGGAGAGGACGGCATGGTGGACCCAAACTGCTTTGTCATTGCACAGTCCGTCGTCTTTGCCATCATGGATCAACA GCACTTTAGTGAATTCCTGCGGAGCCACCACTTCTGTAAATACCAGATAGAAGTGCTGACTAGCGGCTCTGTGTTCCTGGCTGACATCCTGTTCTGTGAGTCGGCTCTCTTCTACTTCTCTGAG TACATGGAAAAAGAGGAGGCCATGAATGTGCTGCAGTTCTGGCTGGCAGCGGATAACTTCCAGAACCAACTGGCAGCTAAGAAAGGCCAGTATGACGGCCAGGAGGctcaaaatgatgcaatgatCCTCTACGACAA gtatttctcactcCAGGCCACCAACCCTCTCGGCTTCGGTGACTCTGTGCGGATGGAGATTGAGTCTAATATCTGCCGAGAGGGCGGGCCTCTTCCTGTCTGTTTCACCACTCCACTCAGACAGGCCTGGACAACCATGGAGAAG GTCTATATGCCAGGGTTTTTGTCCAGCAACCTTTACTACCAATACCTGAGTGACCTCATCAACTCCGTGCGGGCAGACGAGTTTATAAATGTCAGCGGTCCAGGCCAGGGTGGTCCTGCAGACAATGAGCGCTCCACGTCAAATGCCAGCGAGGGCTCTCAGACTCAG CAAGGTTCCAAAAAGGCTTTGGTGAAGATCCTGAAAAACTTTGACGAGGCCATCACGGTGGATGTGGCCAGTCTGGACCCTGAGTCGCTGTACCAGCGGCCATACGCTGG AAAGATGACGTTTGGGAAGGTGAATGAGTTGGGCCAGTTTATCAGGGAGGCAGAACCAGAGCCCGATGTGAAGAAATCCAAAG
- the LOC114476066 gene encoding homeodomain-interacting protein kinase 2-like: protein MSQFLFSGTSAAATAELQVLHSSTVDYSILECVGEGNFGKVVKCQNLSNNETVAVKIIKEGFEEDLEHEISMLKLISVLDADHTNLLKFYEHFVYMNYNCLVFEILDIDLYTLMENREWEYLSLSEIRSIAEQLLVALDSLKDLGIIHTDIKPDNVMVVSGKIQPLKVKLIDFGLAITTSSMEPGLDIQPLGYRAPEVSIGLPFSEAIDVWGLGCLLTFLYIGENLLSVSCDYQMMKRVSELLGLPKDDQLQAGVHTRSFFCEAERSPKWRLMTPEEYEAANNIVPEEEQRFVEFSSLDDLVNVHPGEESGEAEDRKAFVDLLKHLLRLDGDERISPCQAQFHHFFTTSHLNQQETSRHYQPSSQVDNTTCPASGEESVLDQACVTESNDGDRLNLAATSWDMFNVTLPEEELSISCDALVEEASHDLPPVTDVDLVSVPTHTNDQVLDQSSSGTKKRSLVKRIRRLFRRIRTFFVKK, encoded by the exons ATGTCCCAATTTCTGTTCTCTGGAACTTCAGCTGCTGCAA CAGCTGAACTTCAGGTTCTCCACAGCAGCACTGTGGATTACTCCATCCTGGAGTGTGTTGGTGAAGGCAACTTTGGGAAGGTGGTCAAGTGCCAGAACCTCAGCAACAATGAGACGGTGGCTGTAAAAATAATCAAGGAGGGCTTTGAAGAAGATCTTGAGCATGAG atttCCATGCTGAAGTTAATCAGTGTCCTTGATGCTGACCACACAAATTTGCTCAAATTTTATGAGCATTTTGTGTACATGAACTATAACTGCCTGGTATTTGAGATTCTGGACATCGACCTTTACACTCTAATGGAAAACCGAGAGTGGGAGTACCTGAGTCTGAGTGAAATCCGTTCTATTGCTGAACAG CTACTGGTGGCTTTAGATTCCCTGAAAGACCTTGGAATCATTCACACTGACATAAAACCTGACAATGTCATGGTGGTCAGTGGGAAGATCCAGCCATTGAAAGTCAAACTAATCGACTTTGGTCTGGCTATTACAACTTCCAGCATGGAGCCTGGCCTTGACATTCAGCCTCTAGGATACAG GGCTCCTGAAGTCTCCATTGGCCTTCCCTTCAGCGAGGCCATTGATGTGTGGGGCCTGGGTTGTTTGCTCACATTCCTCTACATTGGAGAAAACCTCTTGTCTGTGTCCTGCGATTATCAGATGATGAAGCGTGTTTCAGAGCTTCTTGGTCTACCAAAGGATGACCAGCTCCAGGCCGGGGTTCACACCAGGAGcttcttttgtgaggctgaGAGAAGCCCAAAATGGCGATTGATG ACACCAGAGGAATATGAAGCTGCGAACAACATCGTACCTGAGGAGGAACAACGTTTCGTTGAGTTCTCTTCTTTGGATGATCTGGTTAAT GTTCATCCAGGAGAAGAAAGTGGTGAGGCTGAGGACAGAAAAGCCTTTGTCGACCTGCTGAAGCATCTCCTGCGCTTGGATGGAGATGAAAGGATCTCTCCCTGTCAGGCTCAGTTTCACCACTTCTTCACCACATCCCACCTCAACCAGCAGGAGACCAGCAGACACTATCAACCCTCCTCACAGGTTGATAACACAACCTGCCCTGCATCTGGTGAAGAGTCTGTTCTGGATCAAGCCTGTGTGACAGAATCAAACGATGGTGACAGACTGAATTTGGCCGCTACATCCTGGGATATGTTCAATGTGACTCTGCCAGAAGAAGAACTTTCAATCAGTTGTGATGCCTTGGTTGAAGAAGCTTCACATGATCTCCCTCCTGTAACTGATGTGGACCTGGTTTCTGTTCCCACTCATACAAATGATCAAGTTCTGGATCAGTCTTcaagtggaacaaaaaaacGTTCTTTGGTGAAGAGGATTCGAAGGCTTTTCCGAAGAATCAGGACTTTTTTTGTCAAGAAGTGA
- the LOC114476001 gene encoding ester hydrolase C11orf54 homolog, translating into MLTHITPVLLHILMYSGSAHRQPREFSVCPLNTNDDVNKWLQHFEVSAPLICQSVLVSRDPGLDLRVEHTHCFSHHGEGGHYYIDTTPDSVEYVGYFLPAEFVYRIDRPKETHGVGRD; encoded by the exons atgttAACTCACATAACACCTGTGTTGTTACACATCCTGATGTATTCTGGATCGGCTCATCGACAGCCAAGAGAGTTTTCCGTCTGCCCTCTCAACACTAACGATGACGTCAACAAGTGGCTCCAACACTTTGAGGTCAGCGCTCCGCTCATCTGCCAATCAGTGCTGGTGTCCAGAGACCCT GGTTTGGATCTGCGTGTGGAACACACTCACTGCTTCAGCCACCACGGAGAAGGCGGCCACTATTACATCGACACCACACCAGACAGCGTGGAGTATGTGGGCTACTTCCTGCCAGCTGAGTTTGTGTATCGCATTGACAGGCCGAAAGAAACACACGGAGTGGGACGAGACTGA